From Triticum urartu cultivar G1812 chromosome 2, Tu2.1, whole genome shotgun sequence, a single genomic window includes:
- the LOC125535110 gene encoding protein PAIR1-like, translating into MPPFPPTSASHAQEEPQQQQPVIIPSSTTLRWNPSPTDTRCRVNEDAECRFQQLSGSVHKVGMVLDSVQTDVIQLNRTMKEASLDSGGVQQKFDLLEDTLQKIIKGQNDLKVLAENNTKSNSDQLNVINSRTSKLNEMSLVVSVCPKQVQADLKELHGDIFRVLTKDMEGVVRDIRSLSTKPAVMPMLPDHVVAKGSPLMNKMSVANGRPTMNQTPVAKGSPLMNKMSVANERPTMNQTPVANGRPLMNQTPVANGSPMIINQARVGNGRSQLKQTPVTDAMPQRDLTPEINGRPQKDRIPLADGSPHMEQITPTKPLPACSTYATRVSVLKPKVEQGMVKAAHMVGTSYRLAPSQNEKLNQKVNPQEPTKKEPVKIIINSDNGSKACTSRMILNMEPANGRPTMNQTPVANGLPLMNQTTVENGSPNIVNQAPVGNGRSQLKQTPATDGTTQRDLTPEISGTPQKDQITVANGRPHMEQIPAAKPLPACSTYATRPSVLKPNVEQGKVKANHMVGTSYRVAPTQKEVLNQKVNSQEPTKKEPVNIIIGSDNDSKGCTSRVILKMEPADLMKEVGSESGPPLVWGVRKRRTSSETLSIDAATLLPGEGEKRRRGPAPEAQKDEAVHTVEAAPAKRAHRFNPKYDATLWITC; encoded by the exons ATGCCTCCATTTCCTCCCACTTCAGCGTCTCATGCACAAGAAGAACCCCAGCAGCAGCAACCGGTGATCATACCCAGCAGCACTACCCTGCGCTGGAATCCCTCTCCTACAGACACTAGAT GTCGGGTTAACGAGGACGCTGAGTGCAGGTTTCAGCAGCTGTCAGGTTCAGTACACAAGGTGGGGATGGTATTGGACTCGGTACAAACTGATGTTATTCAGTTAAACCGAACCATGAAGGAGGCGTCGCTTGACT CTGGTGGTGTGCAGCAAAAGTTCGATCTCCTAGAGGATACACTTCAGAAAATT ATTAAAGGACAAAATGATCTGAAAGTACTTGCTGAAAACAACACGAAAAGCAACTCTGATCAGCTGAATGTAATCAACTCTCGCACCAGCAAATTGAATGAGATGTCTTTGGTCGTTTCAGTCTGCCCAAAACAAGTGCAAGCAGATTTAAAAGAGCTGCATGGTGACATCTTCAGGGTTCTTACAAAGGACATGGAG GGGGTTGTTAGAGATATCAGGTCTCTGAGTACTAAGCCTGCTGTAATGCCAATGCTGCCA GACCATGTGGTAGCAAAAGGAAGTCCCCTGATGAACAAGATGTCTGTAGCAAACGGAAGGCCTACAATGAACCAGACACCAGTAGCAAAAGGAAGTCCCCTGATGAACAAGATGTCTGTAGCAAACGAAAGGCCTACAATGAACCAGACACCAGTAGCAAATGGACGACCCCTGATGAACCAAACACCAGTGGCAAATGGAAGCCCCATGATCATCAACCAGGCTCGAGTAGGAAATGGAAGGTCCCAGCTGAAACAAACACCAGTTACAGATGCAATGCCCCAGAGGGATCTAACGCCAGAGATAAATGGAAGGCCCCAGAAGGACCGAATACCATTAGCAGATGGAAGTCCCCATATGGAACAAATAACACCAACAAAACC CCTTCCTGCATGTTCCACTTATGCTACAAGGGTGTCAGTTCTGAAGCCAAAGGTAGAACAGGGTATGGTTAAAGCAGCTCACATGGTTGGTACAAGCTACAGGCTAGCACCTTCACAGAACGAGAAGTTGAATCAAAAGGTCAATCCCCAAGAGCCAACTAAGAAG GAACCAGTTAAAATAATCATCAATTCGGATAATGGCAGTAAAGCGTGCACTTCCCGGATGATTCTGAACATGGAACCAG CAAACGGAAGACCTACAATGAACCAGACACCAGTAGCAAATGGACTACCCCTGATGAACCAAACAACAGTGGAAAATGGAAGCCCCAATATCGTCAACCAGGCTCCAGTAGGAAATGGAAGGTCCCAGCTGAAACAGACACCGGCAACAGATGGAACGACCCAGAGGGATCTAACACCAGAGATAAGTGGAACTCCCCAGAAGGACCAAATAACAGTAGCAAATGGAAGGCCCCATATGGAACAAATACCGGCAGCAAAACC CCTTCCTGCATGTTCCACTTATGCTACAAGGCCATCAGTTCTGAAGCCAAATGTAGAACAGGGCAAGGTAAAAGCAAATCATATGGTTGGTACAAGCTACAGGGTAGCACCTACACAGAAAGAGGTGTTGAATCAAAAGGTTAATTCTCAAGAGCCAACTAAGAAG GAACCAGTTAACATAATCATAGGTTCAGATAATGACAGTAAAGGGTGCACTTCCCGGGTGATTCTGAAAATGGAACCAG CTGACCTGATGAAGGAAGTCGGCAGCGAGTCGGGCCCACCACTTGTGTGGggggtgaggaagaggaggacAAGCAGCGAGACGCTGTCCATTGATGCCGCCACCTTGCTGCCAGGAGAAGGGGAGAAGAGGAGGCGGGGACCTGCACCAGAAGCACAGAAGGACGAGGCTGTTCACACGGTTGAAGCCGCTCCAGCAAAGCGGGCTCATCGGTTCAATCCCAAGTACGACGCGACCCTGTGGATCACCTGCTGA
- the LOC125535111 gene encoding 7-deoxyloganetin glucosyltransferase-like — protein MDATTTNKKPHAVFVPFPAQGHITPMMKLAQIFHRKGFHVTFVNTEYNHRRLVRSRGPDAVAGLPDFRFATIPDGLPPSDADTTQDMPSLCYSIMTHCLPHLRNLLHDLNSLPGAPLVSCVVADGVMSFSMDAAVELGVPCLVFWTASVCGFMGYRNFRFLLDEGLTPLKDEEQVKNAYLDTQVTEARGMSKHMRLRDFPSFIRTTDRGDVLFNFLLHEVEQSDRATAVILNTIDELEKVALDAMCSILPMPVYTIGPLNFLTEQLVSEGDAGGTLAAIRPNLWREDRSCLEWLQGREPRSVVYVNYGSITTMSGQELVEFAWGLANCGYDFLWIVRNDLVKGDTAVLPSEFQEATKGRCLLASWCEQEAVLRHEAVGAFLTHCGWNSMMEGLSAGVPMLCWPFFAEQQTNSRYACVDWCVGMEIGNDVRREVVEARLREVMGGEGMGKEMRQKAAEWSKIAVRATTKPGGRSLANLESMFKDVLLTATKNVA, from the exons ATGGATGCTACTACCACGAACAAGAAGCCCCACGCCGTGTTTGTGCCGTTCCCGGCTCAGGGGCACATCACGCCGATGATGAAGCTGGCACAGATCTTCCACCGCAAGGGCTTCCACGTCACCTTCGTCAATACCGAGTATAACCACCGCCGCCTCGTCCGTTCCCGCGGTCCTGACGCCGTGGCGGGCCTCCCGGACTTCCGCTTTGCCACCATACCGGACGGCCTGCCCCCGTCGGACGCCGACACCACGCAGGACATGCCATCCCTCTGCTATTCCATCATGACCCACTGCCTCCCCCATCTAAGGAACCTGCTCCACGACCTCAACAGTCTGCCTGGGGCGCCGCTGGTGAGCTGCGTTGTGGCGGACGGCGTCATGAGCTTTAGCATGGATGCCGCGGTGGAACTCGGCGTGCCGTGTCTGGTGTTCTGGACTGCCAGTGTGTGCGGTTTCATGGGCTACCGCAACTTCCGGTTCCTCCTAGACGAGGGCCTCACCCCTCTCAAAG ACGAAGAGCAAGTGAAGAACGCGTACTTGGACACGCAGGTGACGGAGGCACGCGGGATGAGCAAACACATGCGCCTCCGTGACTTCCCTTCCTTCATCCGCACGACGGACCGTGGCGACGTGCTGTTCAACTTCCTGCTGCACGAGGTCGAGCAGTCGGACCGCGCGACCGCCGTCATCCTCAACACCATTGACGAGCTCGAGAAGGTGGCCCTCGACGCCATGTGTTCCATCCTCCCTATGCCCGTCTACACCATCGGCCCGCTTAACTTCCTCACTGAGCAGCTGGTCTCGGAAGGCGATGCTGGTGGCACGCTCGCCGCCATACGCCCCAACCTCTGGAGAGAAGACCGATCCTGCCTCGAATGGCTTCAGGGTAGGGAGCCCCGATCCGTGGTGTATGTCAACTACGGAAGCATAACCACCATGTCTGGGCAGGAGCTGGTGGAGTTTGCGTGGGGGCTTGCCAATTGCGGCTACGACTTCCTCTGGATCGTGAGGAATGACCTGGTAAAGGGCGATACAGCTGTGCTGCCTTCTGAGTTTCAGGAGGCGACCAAGGGTAGGTGCCTTCTTGCAAGCTGGTGCGAGCAGGAGGCGGTGTTGCGGCACGAGGCAGTGGGTGCCTTCTTGACGCACTGTGGGTGGAACTCGATGATGGAAGGCCTTAGTGCGGGGGTGCCAATGTTGTGTTGGCCCTTCTTCGCCGAGCAGCAAACCAATTCCCGTTACGCGTGTGTGGATTGGTGCGTTGGGATGGAAATTGGCAATGATGTGCGCCGGGAGGTGGTCGAGGCAAGGTTACGGGAGGTGATGGGAGGAGAAGGGATGGGAAAAGAAATGAGGCAAAAGGCGGCGGAATGGAGCAAGATAGCCGTTCGTGCGACGACAAAACCTGGTGGCAGGTCGTTGGCCAACCTTGAGAGTATGTTCAAGGATGTACTACTGACCGCCACTAAGAATGTTGCGTAG
- the LOC125535108 gene encoding ABC transporter B family member 25, mitochondrial-like translates to MRPCSRVLAARHLLRGSRSQLPAAAAALRRPGGTNGPPAPTPQLGGFRPGCRVSPGTGRRSPLGRPHCLLPGSAFPPRWGAWPLRDLRGNAFSTSASAVTAGKPADDNEHKDVPKKDIDDQIADIQILQNLWKYLRLNNSRDFNIRIVLSLGLLVGAKVINVQVPFLFKLAIDWLAALGGAEASLAGFTDANATLLALFASPAAVLIGYGIARSGVSACTELRNALFSKVTWRAIRSLSRMVFSHLHELDLRYHLSRQTGALSRIIDRGSNAINFILTVTVFNIVPTILEIGMVSSILAYKFGSTFAWITSVSVATYIVFTLALTQWRTKFRTAMNKADNASGAVAVDSLLNYETVKYFNNEQFEVQKYDKYLKRYEDAALKAQSSLAYLNFGQNVIFSLTLSTAMVLSSYGIMSGALTVGDLVMVNGLLFQLSVPLNFLGSVYRESRQSLIDMKSMFQLLEEKPGIKDELHAQPLQFKGGCIEFENVHFGYVPERQILNGATFTVPAGKSVAIVGTSGSGKSTILRLLFRFFDSTSGSIRIDGQDIREVTLESLRKSLGVVPQDTVLFNDTIKHNIQYGLLSANDEEVYDAARRASIHDTIMNFPDKYDTVVGERGLKLSGGEKQRVSIARVFLKEPSILLCDEATSALDSTTESSILNSLMSLSVDRTSIFIAHRLTTAMLCDEIIVFENGRVVEQGPHDLLLSKRGRYAELWSQQNTTEAS, encoded by the exons ATGCGGCCCTGCTCCCGCGTGCTCGCCGCGAGGCACCTCCTCCGCGGCTCCCGCTCCCAGCTCCCCGCGGCCGCCGCGGCGCTCCGGCGGCCCGGCGGGACCAACGGTCCGCCCGCGCCGACACCTCAACTCGGGGGCTTCCGACCAggctgcagggtctctccggggaCTGGGAGACGCTCCCCCTTGGGCCGCCCCCACTGCCTGCTCCCGGGCTCGGCCTTCCCGCCGCGGTGGGGCGCGTGGCCTCTCCGCGACCTG AGAGGGAATGCATTCTCCACTTCTGCCAGTGCTGTGACAGCTGGGAAACCGGCTGATGACAACGAGCATAAAGATGTCCCGAAGAAGGACATCGATGATCAGATAGCAGATATTCAGATCCTTCAAAACCTTTGGAAGTACTTGAGGCTGAACAATAGCCGCGATTTCAACATCAGGATTGTGTTGTCCTTGGGTCTCTTAGTCGGCGCAAAG GTCATAAATGTTCAAGTGCCTTTCTTGTTTAAGCTTGCTATCGATTGGCTTGCAGCACTTGGCGGCGCTGAAGCCTCACTGGCAGGATTTACAGATGCTAATGCAACCCTGTTGGCTCTCTTTGCAAGCCCAGCAGCAGTTCTGATTGGATATGGTATTGCACGGTCAGGAGTATCAGCTTGTACAG AATTGCGGAATGCTTTATTTTCGAAAGTTACCTGGAGAGCCATCCGTTCACTCTCCAGGATG GTGTTTTCTCACTTGCATGAGCTTGATCTTCGTTATCATCTAAG CCGGCAAACTGGAGCTCTAAGTCGCATAATTGACAGAGGGAGCAACGCAATAAATTTCATTCTTACGGTGACAGTGTTCAATATTGTTCCCACAATACTAGAG ATTGGTATGGTGTCAAGTATACTTGCCTACAAGTTCGGCTCCACTTTTGCTTGGATTACTTCAGTTTCAGTTGCTACTTATATTGTTTTCACTTTGGCTTTGACACAG TGGCGGACCAAGTTTAGGACAGCCATGAATAAAGCTGATAATGCTTCTGGTGCGGTGGCAGTTGACTCCCTTCTGAATTACGAG ACTGTCAAATACTTCAACAATGAGCAATTTGAAGTTCAGAAGTATGACAAATATTTAAAGA GATACGAGGATGCTGCACTGAAAGCCCAAAGTAGCCTTGCCTACTTGAACTTTGGGCAAAATGTTATATTTAGTTTGACATTATCCACAGCAATGGTTTTGAGTTCATATGGTATAATGAGTGGTGCTCTGACTGTCGGTGATTTG GTCATGGTTAATGGACTTCTATTCCAGCTCTCAGTGCCTCTGAACTTCCTTGGTAGTGTATATCGAGAATCTAGACAAAGCCTAATTGACATGAAGTCCATGTTTCAATTGCTTGAG GAAAAACCTGGAATAAAGGATGAGCTTCATGCACAACCTTTGCAGTTCAAGGGAGGATGCATTGAATTCGAGAATGTCCATTTTGG GTATGTACCAGAAAGGCAGATTCTTAATGGGGCCACTTTCACTGTACCGGCAGGAAAAAGTGTGGCAATTGTTGGAACTAGTGGCAGCG GAAAGTCAACCATACTTAGACTTCTCTTTAGATTTTTTGATTCAACTTCAGGATCT ATACGAATAGACGGGCAAGATATTCGGGAAGTCACACTGGAGAGTCTTCGGAAGTCTCTTGGTGTTGTGCCACAGGATACG GTACTTTTcaatgacacaattaagcataaTATACAATATGGGCTGTTATCAGCGAATGATGAAGAG GTTTACGATGCTGCTCGGCGTGCCTCTATCCATGATACAATTATGAACTTTCCTGACAAGTATGACACGGTTGTGGGAGAGCGTGGATTGAAG TTAAGTGGTGGTGAGAAACAACGAGTCTCAATTGCTCGTGTATTCTTGAAGGAGCCTTCCATTCT GTTATGTGATGAAGCTACAAGCGCACTGGATAGCACTACTGAATCATCGATTTTGAATTCTCTAATGTCTTTATCCGTCGATCGAACCTCAATATTTATTGCTCATCGACTCACAACTGCAATGCTATGCGACGAG ATCATCGTCTTCGAGAATGGAAGAGTAGTGGAACAAGGACCACATGATCTTCTTCTGTCGAAGCGCGGGCGTTATGCCGAACTTTGGTCCCAGCAGAATACAACTGAAGCCAGTTGA
- the LOC125535112 gene encoding 7-deoxyloganetin glucosyltransferase-like: MSAFLGDDMGATLADEKPHVVCVPFPSQGHITPMMKLAKVLHRKGFHITFVNTEYNQRRLVRSRSPDAITGLPNFRFATIPDGMPLSDADATQDPESLCYSTMTTCLPHLKNLLHDLNNKSGTPLVRCVVADGLMSLSVDAAVEIGVPCALFWTASACGYMGYHNFRFLIDEGLTPLKDKEQVTNGYMDTPVTHACGMSKHMRLRDFPSFIRTTNRGDVLLNFMIHQLEQSSRATAIIVNTFDELEQPALDAMCTMLPLPIYTIGPLNFLTEQLVPDGDDSDTLAAICCNLWREDRSCLEWLQGREPRSVVYVNCGSITTMSSQELVEFAWGLANCGYDFLWIVRNDLVKGDVAVLPPEFQEAAKGRCLLASWCDQEAVLHHEAVGAFLTHCGWNSMMEGLSAGVPMLCWPFFAEQQTNSRYVCVEWGVGMEVGDDVRREVVEERIREVMGVGEAGREMRRKAVEWSEIAVRATAQPGGRSLANLESLLQDVLLSAGKNVG; the protein is encoded by the exons ATGTCTGCCTTTCTGGGCGACGACATGGGTGCTACATTGGCCGATGAGAAGCCCCACGTGGTGTGCGTGCCTTTCCCGTCGCAGGGGCACATAACGCCGATGATGAAGCTGGCTAAGGTCCTTCACCGCAAGGGCTTCCACATCACCTTCGTCAACACTGAGTACAACCAACGCCGCCTCGTCCGCTCCCGCAGCCCTGACGCCATAACCGGCCTCCCGAACTTCCGCTTCGCCACCATTCCGGACGGCATGCCCTTGTCTGACGCCGATGCCACGCAAGACCCGGAATCCCTTTGCTATTCCACCATGACCACCTGCCTCCCCCACCTAAAGAACCTGCTCCATGACCTCAACAATAAATCCGGGACGCCGCTGGTAAGGTGCGTCGTGGCGGACGGCCTCATGAGCCTTAGCGTTGATGCTGCGGTGGAGATCGGCGTTCCTTGCGCGCTGTTCTGGACTGCCAGCGCCTGCGGCTACATGGGCTACCACAACTTTAGGTTTCTCATAGATGAGGGCCTTACTCCTCTCAAAG ATAAAGAGCAGGTGACGAACGGGTACATGGACACGCCCGTGACACATGCTTGTGGTATGAGCAAGCACATGCGTCTCCGAGACTTCCCGTCTTTCATCCGCACCACGAACCGCGGCGACGTCCTGCTCAACTTCATGATACACCAGCTAGAGCAGTCGAGCCGCGCGACCGCCATTATTGTTAACACCTTTGACGAGCTAGAGCAGCCGGCATTGGACGCTATGTGCACCATGCTTCCCCTACCAATCTACACTATCGGCCCGCTAAACTTCCTCACCGAGCAGCTGGTCCCCGATGGCGATGACAGCGACACACTCGCCGCGATATGCTGCAACCTCTGGAGAGAAGATAGGTCCTGCCTCGAGTGGCTCCAAGGCAGGGAGCCTCGGTCTGTGGTGTACGTCAACTGTGGTAGCATCACCACCATGTCCAGCCAAGAGCTCGTGGAGTTTGCATGGGGGCTGGCCAACTGTGGCTATGACTTCCTGTGGATCGTGAGGAATGACCTCGTAAAGGGCGATGTTGCTGTGCTGCCTCCAGAGTTCCAAGAGGCGGCCAAGGGCAGGTGCCTCCTGGCGAGCTGGTGCGACCAGGAGGCGGTGCTGCATCATGAGGCGGTGGGCGCCTTCCTTACACACTGCGGGTGGAACTCGATGATGGAGGGGCTCAGCGCAGGGGTGCCAATGCTGTGTTGGCCCTTCTTCGCGGAGCAGCAAACCAATTCGCGCTACGTGTGCGTGGAGTGGGGTGTCGGGATGGAGGTCGGCGACGACGTGCGCCGGGAGGTGGTCGAGGAGAGGATACGAGAAGTGATGGGAGTAGGAGAGGCAGGGAGGGAGATGAGACGGAAGGCGGTGGAGTGGAGTGAGATCGCCGTTCGCGCAACCGCACAACCTGGTGGCAGGTCGTTGGCCAACCTTGAGAGTCTGCTCCAGGATGTACTATTGAGTGCAGGTAAGAATGTTGGCTAG